The Arthrobacter sp. D5-1 genome segment ACCAAGATGGCCAGCGCGTTCACGAAGCCGATCATCACGGACCGAGGGATAAACCGCATCAACTTGGTCACGCCGAGCACCGCCAGGATGATCTGGAAGACGCCGGCCAGGATGATGGTGGCAATCAGGTAGTCGAGCCCGTGTTCCTTCATGACGGGAGCGATCACCAATGCCACCGCGCCAGTGGCAGCGGAAATCATGGCAGGACGGCCGCCCACCAGCGCGGTGACCACGCCCATGGTGAACGATGCGAACAAGCCAATACGAGGATCCACACCGGCGATCACCGAGAACGCGATTGCTTCCGGGATTAAGGCCAGAGCCACCACAAGTCCCGCGAGGGACTCCGTCAGCAGCCGGCGGGGCGAGCGAAAAGTCGCCCGCAATGACATGAGTTGCTCCGGAGTCATGGGTCCTTACAGGGCAGGTTTCTTACAGTGCAGTCTGGCGGTAGCGCTCAATCTGCTTAAGACGCCGCTGGAGGCTGTCGCGCCGCGGGTGCGGAACGGCGTCGGGCGCCTCAGCAGTGAGATCAATGTGTTCGGTTCCGTACTGCCACAACAAGAGGTCATCCAGGAGGCGGTCGGGGCCGGGTGAATAGCGATGGTCCAGGGCCTTGCGGACCTCGGTGATCCGGTTGGCACTGAGAAGCCCGGCCAGCTCCACGGTCTTGGTGAGCCCGTGGGCGGCGAGCAGTTCGGCAGCCCATCCCCAGTCGTCATCAACTTTACGGTCAACGTGCGGCAGGAGCGTACGCCAGACGTCCCGGACCCGGTTGGGGGTCAGCGGCGAGCCGCCCTCACCCTCCAGGTCCCAGTAGCCCCGGACTTCCTCGTACCGCTCGTGAAGATCGGCGAAGGCGCTCTCCACTGTTTCCAACATGGCAGCTGTGGCAGTGAACTGGCGGTCAAAGTGGGGCGTCCACGCACGCGGGTCTTCGGCCTTGAACCGGATGTCGTGCTCGATCTCGCTCCAGGCGTGGGCAAAAACGGTGCGGATCTGGCATTCGAAGAAGTAGCTGCCGTTGGCAGGCATGTCCGGATTGAAGACGTGCTGGTATTCCTTCACGGCCTCGTTCTGGATGGTCCTCAGAATGAGGTGGCGGCTGGAGTATCCGTAGGTTCCCGACTCGATGGAGCCGATGTCCTTTTCACGGTCTCCGCGGCAATCGAAGAGCTGCCGCTGCCGCTTGATGATGTTGGCCACGGCGGCGTTCTCGGCCGGTAGCTTGGTGATGACACGGATGCCCACCATGTCATTCAACGTGCGGAAGGGATCCGGAAACTTCAACAACCGGGGGCCACCCGGCTCCAAGGGATCATCGGTGCGGGAGATCTTTTCCCGAAAGGACTCCACTGTTTTGGTCCGTCCTGTGACAAACAACGGAGTGACCTCGGCGTCATTCAGCATGTCCCTCAAGGTGAGCAGGACATCACGCGTGACCCGTTTCA includes the following:
- a CDS encoding RelA/SpoT domain-containing protein, which produces MASNWDSLDQDQRDAVEANVALYERVRPALKRVTRDVLLTLRDMLNDAEVTPLFVTGRTKTVESFREKISRTDDPLEPGGPRLLKFPDPFRTLNDMVGIRVITKLPAENAAVANIIKRQRQLFDCRGDREKDIGSIESGTYGYSSRHLILRTIQNEAVKEYQHVFNPDMPANGSYFFECQIRTVFAHAWSEIEHDIRFKAEDPRAWTPHFDRQFTATAAMLETVESAFADLHERYEEVRGYWDLEGEGGSPLTPNRVRDVWRTLLPHVDRKVDDDWGWAAELLAAHGLTKTVELAGLLSANRITEVRKALDHRYSPGPDRLLDDLLLWQYGTEHIDLTAEAPDAVPHPRRDSLQRRLKQIERYRQTAL